One stretch of Nitrosococcus watsonii C-113 DNA includes these proteins:
- a CDS encoding phosphatase PAP2 family protein produces MSFIILAHYLHQHGELWFDAPILNFLAKHRTLLLDNFFLWSTWAGSSFVLLPISTGIAVVLIRYRYYPAALLMGIGFSGASLMTKMIKTLMVRERPILFPPLEIYGGFSFPSGHTTQVAAFALSVFLIISRIRPRWQWPASILLTVLVLCVSTSRLYLQVHYPSDILGGCLVALIWVFSIDALIRTTIRIGTLKKPGGQ; encoded by the coding sequence GTGTCTTTTATCATACTTGCGCACTACCTCCACCAACATGGAGAACTTTGGTTCGATGCACCGATCCTAAATTTCTTGGCTAAACACCGCACTTTATTGTTGGATAATTTTTTTCTTTGGAGCACTTGGGCCGGCTCCAGCTTTGTACTTCTTCCCATCAGTACCGGCATTGCAGTCGTCCTGATTCGCTACCGCTATTATCCGGCTGCGCTGCTTATGGGGATAGGTTTCAGCGGCGCCAGTCTTATGACTAAGATGATAAAAACTTTAATGGTTCGAGAACGACCGATATTATTTCCACCCCTAGAGATATATGGCGGATTCTCCTTCCCCAGCGGGCATACAACCCAGGTAGCTGCCTTTGCCCTCTCCGTTTTTCTGATCATTTCTCGAATCCGGCCGCGCTGGCAATGGCCAGCGTCTATACTATTAACCGTACTCGTTTTATGTGTCTCCACATCAAGGCTATACCTTCAAGTCCACTATCCTTCCGACATCCTAGGAGGATGCTTAGTTGCCTTGATATGGGTTTTCAGCATAGACGCCCTTATTCGAACCACCATTCGAATTGGAACGCTTAAAAAACCAGGAGGTCAATGA